The Streptomyces sp. NBC_00659 genomic interval CGGTGTCGGCGGTCGGCGACTCGCAGGTGGGTCTGCTGGCGGACCTGATCGTCCCGCTGCTTCCGGAGGGGCCCGCCCTCTACCCCGAGGGCGACCTGACGGACGAGCCCGAGCAGGTCATGATCGCGGAACTGATCCGCGAGGCCGCCCTGGAGGGCGTCCGCGACGAGCTTCCGCACTCCATCGCCGTCGTGGTCGAGGAGATGCTGCCGCGCGAGGACCGCCCCGCCGACAAGCCGCTCCTGGACATCCACGCCTTCGTCTACATCGAGCGCCCCAGCCAGAAGGGCATCATCATCGGCCCCAAGGGCAAGCGCCTGAAGGACGTCGGCATCAAGTCCCGCAAGCAGATCGAGGCCCTGCTGGGCACGCCGGTCTTCCTCGACCTCCACGTGAAGGTCGCCAAGGACTGGCAGCGCGACCCCCGGCAGCTCCGCAAGCTCGGCTTCTGAGAGGGCTCCGCCCCGGGGGAATCAGCTCCGCCCGGGGGGCAGCTCCGCCCCGGGGGGAGTGAGTCGACTCCGCCCCGGGGAGACCGTTCTCAGCCCGCGGTCACCGTCGTGTGCACGGCACCGTCGAGCCCGGCCAGCAGCACCGGCGTCGCGGGCCCGCCGAGATCCCGTACGGCCGCGCGGTCCGCGTCGGCGACGGCCCCGGCCTCGGACACCACGGCCGCCGACTCCAGGGACTTCGCCCCGGACGCCACGGCCATCGCCACGGCCGTCTGCAGAGCGCTCAGCCGCAAGGACTCCAGCTCCACGGTCCCGGCGACGTAGGTACGTCCCGTCTCGTCGCGAACGGCCGCGCCCTCGGGCACACCGTTGCGGGCCCGCGCGGAACGGGCCAGGGTGACGATCTTGCGGTCCTCGGGGTCGAGCGCGCTGCTGTCGGTCATGACCAGAGCATACGAAGTGCCGGTGCCCTCTCCCTCCGAAGGGTCAGCCGGCCACCGGATACATCGACCCCCGGCGCCCCTCGGGCGAGGCGAGCCACTCCAGCTTCGCGGCCGTGTTCGCCTCCGGCAGCGGCGTGTGCAGCACGATCGTGAGGTCGGGCCGGACCGGCACCTTCATCGCGGTGGACTCGACGGCGAGCAGTCCCACGAGCGGATGGTCGAGTTCCTTGCGGATCTGCCCGGCGTCCTCGATGTCCCGCCGCTCCCACAGCTCCGCGAACTCGGCGCTGGCCTCGGTCAGCCGGGCCAGCACCTCGCGGAGCCCCTCGTCGTCCGGCGCGGCGGCGCACGACGCGCGGAACTGGGCCACGACGGTACGGGCGTTGTGCTCCCAGGTGCGCGAACGGCCCCGGTAGAGCGGGTCGGTGAAGAAGTCGACGATGCAGTTCTGGGTGTTCTCCGGACGCATGCCGAGGACCACGGCGGCCGCGTCGTTGTACATGACGCAGTTGTAGTACGGGTCCATGATGTGCGCCGGAAACGGCATCCACGTGTCGATCAGCCGCCGCAGCCCGTCGCACATGTCCCGGTCCCCGGGGGCGACTTCGGGCGCGGGAGGGTTCAGTCCGGCCAGGGTGTACAGATGGCGCCGCTCGGTGTTGCTGAGCCGCAGCACGCGGGCTACGGCGTCCAGGACCTGCGGCGACACGGATATGTCCCGCCCCTGCTCCAGCCATTGGTACCAGGAGGCACCCACGCCCGCGAGGACGGCGACCTCCTCGCGGCGCAGCCCCGGTGTGCGGCGGCGGGCGCCGCCGTCCGGGAGCCCGGCCTCGGCCGGTGACACCCGTGCCCGGCGGCTCATCAGGAACTCGCGCAGTTCCGGGCGCCGTTGGGTCTTCGTCGCATCCTCCGCCACGTGTCTCCCCCTTCGGTGACTGGTGGTGCGGCCACCAGCATAAGTTGCGGCTCCCCACGGATATTCCGGCCGCCGCACGCTCTTGCCATGACCGCAGAGACGACCACAGACACGACCACGAAGACGACCGCGGAGTCCACCGCCCGCACCCCCGGCACCGGCACGCCGGGCATCGATCCGGGCACCACGAACGGCCCCCGGGCCGACACCTCCACCGCTTCCGCCGCCCGCCCGGAGGACGGCCGGCCACCGCGCCCGGACCGCCTGTCGCGGCGCGACGCCCTCGTGCTCTTCGTGCTGTGCGCCGCCCAGTTCATGGTCGCGCTGGACTTCTCGGTCCTGAACGTGGCGCTGCCCGTGCTCGGCCGGGACCTCGGCATGAGCCCGTCCGCGCTCCAGTGGGCGGTCACCGCCTTCGCGCTGCCCTCCGGCGGCTTCCTGCTCCTCTTCGGCCGTATCGGTGACCTGTTCGGCCGCCGGCGGCTCTTCCTCGCCGGGCTGACCGTGTTCGGGACGGCCTCGCTGCTCGCGACCTTCGCCTGGGACCCGGCGTCGTTCCTGGCCGGACGGGCCCTGCAGGGGCTCGGCGCGGCGGCGATCGTGCCGACCGGCATGTCGCTGC includes:
- a CDS encoding helix-turn-helix transcriptional regulator, whose amino-acid sequence is MSRRARVSPAEAGLPDGGARRRTPGLRREEVAVLAGVGASWYQWLEQGRDISVSPQVLDAVARVLRLSNTERRHLYTLAGLNPPAPEVAPGDRDMCDGLRRLIDTWMPFPAHIMDPYYNCVMYNDAAAVVLGMRPENTQNCIVDFFTDPLYRGRSRTWEHNARTVVAQFRASCAAAPDDEGLREVLARLTEASAEFAELWERRDIEDAGQIRKELDHPLVGLLAVESTAMKVPVRPDLTIVLHTPLPEANTAAKLEWLASPEGRRGSMYPVAG
- a CDS encoding cytidine deaminase is translated as MTDSSALDPEDRKIVTLARSARARNGVPEGAAVRDETGRTYVAGTVELESLRLSALQTAVAMAVASGAKSLESAAVVSEAGAVADADRAAVRDLGGPATPVLLAGLDGAVHTTVTAG